One segment of Pyricularia oryzae 70-15 chromosome 3, whole genome shotgun sequence DNA contains the following:
- a CDS encoding endoglucanase-4, whose translation MLFTVAAATLLPGLALAHSHIPYIIINGEQFPGHVPKTTNNPPNIVGWTANNTDDGPVNATLYSDPDIICHRAATPATAHAPVRAGDSIHIQWNGWPASHVGPALTYLARCEGEGGCAGVDKQALSFFKIDDSAPALLDQSSGPPGRWASDVVIANNNSWTVTVPKGTAPGAYVMRHELIALHFAARKGGAQNYPLCLNLWVLGQEDGAEGASWRAGALGYGQGVPATDMYRSDDPGVDIDVAVPRKTYTIPGPTVVGGAAPIRPADQTKSIATAYGTPVAIVSGTATVPMPMGVTFVPGPRW comes from the coding sequence ATGTTATTCAcagtagcagcagcaacactcCTTCCCGGCCTGGCCCTCGCCCACTCGCACATCCCATACATCATCATCAACGGCGAGCAGTTCCCAGGCCACGTCCCCAAGACCACCAACAACCCACCCAACATCGTCGGCTGGACGGCCAACAACACCGACGACGGGCCTGTCAACGCGACTCTCTACTCGGACcccgacatcatctgccacCGGGCCGCCACCCCCGCCACCGCCCACGCCCCCGTCCGCGCCGGCGACTCGATCCACATCCAGTGGAACGGCTGGCCGGCCAGCCACGTCGGGCCGGCGCTGACGTACCTCGCGCGATGCGAGGGCGAAGGCGGCTGCGCGGGCGTCGACAAGCAGGCGCTGAGCTTCTTCAAGATCGACGACAGCGCGCCCGCGCTGCTGGACCAGAGCAGCGGCCCGCCGGGCAGGTGGGCCAGCGACGTGGTCAtcgccaacaacaacagctggACCGTGACGGTGCCCAAGGGGACGGCGCCCGGTGCCTACGTGATGCGGCACGAGCTCATCGCGCTGCACTTTGCGGCCCGGAAGGGCGGGGCGCAAAACTACCCGCTCTGCTTGAACTTGTGGGTGCTGGGGCAGGAGGATGGCGCCGAGGGCGCTTCCTGGAGGGCGGGGGCTCTGGGGTACGGCCAGGGCGTGCCTGCCACCGACATGTATCGGAGTGACGACCCGGGGGTGGACATCGACGTCGCGGTGCCGAGGAAGACGTATACCATCCCCGGGCCGACGGTCGTTGGCGGTGCGGCTCCCATCCGGCCGGCAGATCAGACCAAGAGCATTGCGACTGCCTACGGGACGCCTGTGGCGATTGTGAGTGGCACCGCGACGGTGCCCATGCCGATGGGAGTGACATTTGTGCCGGGGCCGAGATGGTGA
- a CDS encoding acetoin(diacetyl) reductase, translating to MFAATSRRLSPSLLSCSRRGLATAAATRPRTAIVTGAARGIGKAIALRLARDGYDVCVNDLPVLQAEAESVAREIGSMDGRRACVALGDVSDASQVGDVVATSVGSLGPLDTMVANAGVARVKALLEYEAGEFEHIFRVNVGGVHNCFAAASRQLIAQGECTPQRPGKLLAASSVAGFRAMGLMGPYGATKFAVRGLVQAYALEMGPHHITANAYGPGIIGTDMWELIDRELGKVAGGEVKAGEMMQKTAEGAIALGRTGVADDVTGLVSFLAGKDSNYITGQTQIVDGGLFLT from the exons ATGTTTGCCGCAACCTCTCGCCGTCTCTCACCCTCGCTTTTGTCGTGTTCCCGCCGCGGCTTGGCAACGGCAGCTGCAACTCGGCCGCGGACTGCCATCGTGACGGGTGCGGCACGGGGAAT CGGCAAAGCCATCGCCCTGCGCCTGGCCCGCGACGGCTACGACGTCTGCGTCAACGACCTGCCCGTCCTGCAGGCCGAGGCAGAGTCGGTCGCGCGCGAGATCGGCAGCATGGACGGGCGGCGGGCGTGCGTGGCGCTCGGCGACGTCTCGGACGCGTCGCAGGTCGGCGACGTGGTGGCGACGAGCGTCGGGAGCCTCGGCCCGCTCGACACCATGGTGGCCAACGCGGGCGTCGCGCGCGTCAAGGCGCTGCTCGAGTACGAGGCGGGCGAGTTTGAGCACATCTTTCGCGTCAACGTCGGCGGCGTGCACAACTGCTTCGCGGCGGCGTCGCGGCAGCTCATCGCGCAGGGCGAGTGCACGCCGCAGAGGCCGGGGAAGCTGCTCGCCGCGTCGTCGGTGGCAGGGTTCCGGGCCATGGGGCTGATGGGCCCCTACGGCGCGACCAAGTTTGCGGTCAGGGGGCTGGTGCAGGCGTATGCGCTCGAGATGGGCCCGCATCACATCACGGCCAACGCGTACGGGCCCGGCATCATCGGCACCGACATGTGGGAGCTCATCGATCGGGAGCTGGGCAAGGTGGCCGGCGGGGAGGTCAAGGCGGGCGAGATGATGCAGAAGACGGCGGAGGGGGCCATTGCGCTGGGCAGGACGGGCGTGGCCGACGACGTTACGGGATTGGTGAGCTTCCTGGCGGGCAAGGATTCCAACTACATCACGGGCCAGACACAGATTGTCGACGGCGGACTGTTCCTCACGTGA